AGGTGTCTTGGTTGAATGCGGAATGGTATGCCTATGGGCTGTGAGCTGTGAGCGCAGGTCGCTGGGCGACTTACTGGCATGGTATATGGCGTGGATGTGGGAGAGTGCGTGAGGAATGGAGTATACAGCAGTGCGTCACCACCGGCCATTCCGCTTGTTTATCTCGCACCCCACTTACGCCGCCGTTTGGACGTACTCGTCGCTTTTCTCTCCAATGCATGCTGTCTGCTCTCCACGCATCTGCCCCGGCTTCCTCACCGTCAAAAAGATCATGCATGCACCTCGCCCCACTTTGCCTGGCTTGCTCTCCGTGCGTAGCAGTTACGTAACTGGCGTGTGATGTCCTGTCGCGTCCTCGAGGTGGGCGCGTGTGATGTTCCCCCCCGGCACGACTTGCAAATCCAACTCGACTCCATCCCAGCACCGGTGTATGCGGCCGCTCCTCAACGCCCTCCGCACGATGCAGACCACAGCCAAGTCGTCCACCCCGAGCATAACAGCCGTCGTCGCAGCCACGGCCGAGAATGGCATCGGTCTCAACGGTGGCTTGCCATGGAGATTACCAGGCGAAATGAAGTACTTTGCTCGAGGTGTGTCGTACTCTGCCTGCTCTTCCTACTGACGATGCTGAAAAACAAGTACGATAGTCACCACCGGCGAGACACCTTCATCAGATCCCAGCGAACAGAATGTAGTCATCATGGGCCGCAAGACATGGGaatccatcccttccagGTTCAGACCTTTGAAAAACCGCCGGAACGTGGTCATCTCAGGTAAAGGCGTGGACCTGTAcgttcctttttttctcctcacCTCGCTCTGCAATGCAGCCGCACTGAACAATGTACACAGGGGAACGGCGGAAAATTCTACTGTCTACACTGACATACCCTCTGCCCTCTCCGCCTTGCGTTCTACCACGGAAAGCGGCCATTCACCCCGTATATTCCTCATCGGCGGCGCAACCCTCTACACCAGCTCTCTCCTCCCGTCCAGCGTTCCCTCTCTCAACTCGTCAACCTCcacatctcctcttcctttttcccgGCCCCTGATCGACCGTATTCTCCTCACTCGAatcctttccccttttgAATGCGACGCGTATCTTGAAGACTTTGCGGCACACACAAAACCTGATGGGAGCAAAGTTTGGAAAAAGGCTTCCATCAAAGAATTTAGAGAATGGATTGGATGGGATATCGAAGAAcaagttgaagaaaagggggTCAAGTACATATTCGAGATGTGGGTGTTGAATCAATAGCTCTTGGTTGTATGAACAAACAAATACTTTGGGCAGTACGATGAGAATGGGTTCATGAATTCATAATAATGCAAGGTAAAACACATGGCTCGTAGCGTCTCTATCTGGTATATTTTCTTGAATGGCATTCGCCACCTCTTTCTTTGTTCGTCCGTCTCCCTCTCGGTGTGTGTGTCATGCTCAGTTGTAGATATTCCAAGATGAcctccatccccatccccagtGATTGTTCACGTTACCAGAGATACCAAGCGCGAGGTCCTTGAACCACCAGAAGCTCAGTATCACCACTCCTGCCCAGACGGCAAACCAAATGAGCTTTTTAGTGTGTGAGCGGGTGGAGGAAGCGAAAAAGAAGTGGTCGAGGATGTGCCCGGCCATGAGAACAGCAAAGTATAATGTAGGAAGCTGGGACAGCTGTCAGTCGAAATAACcacgaggaggaaaaaggaagagagggacTTGCATAATGGTGAAGATAGGTAACTCGACCCATAATCAAAAAGGGGACTAACCATCTCATCAGGCACAAATCCCACGCCAAACGCCTAGTcaaaatgatgatgattacTCACAGAAATGCAAAGCCCAGCCACCAAA
This region of Cryptococcus neoformans var. neoformans B-3501A chromosome 10, whole genome shotgun sequence genomic DNA includes:
- a CDS encoding hypothetical protein (HMMPfam hit to DiHfolate_red, Dihydrofolate reductase, score: 327.8, E(): 1.5e-95) encodes the protein MFPPGTTCKSNSTPSQHRCMRPLLNALRTMQTTAKSSTPSITAVVAATAENGIGLNGGLPWRLPGEMKYFARVTTGETPSSDPSEQNVVIMGRKTWESIPSRFRPLKNRRNVVISGKGVDLGTAENSTVYTDIPSALSALRSTTESGHSPRIFLIGGATLYTSSLLPSSVPSLNSSTSTSPLPFSRPLIDRILLTRILSPFECDAYLEDFAAHTKPDGSKVWKKASIKEFREWIGWDIEEQVEEKGVKYIFEMWVLNQ